A genomic stretch from Mycobacterium paraterrae includes:
- a CDS encoding long-chain fatty acid--CoA ligase — MYSTMHSFPLTITAILRHATRVHGARKVYTATGDGYRESTYAELGRRAAQLANALRRIGVDGDQRVATFMWNNSEHLTAYTAVPAMGAVLHTLNIRLFPEQIVYVATEAEDQVVLVDLSLAKLLAPILGELKTVHTVIAVGEGDLSALEESGKTVLRFDDIVAAEPAEFEWPDVDENSAAAMCYTSGTTGNPKGVVYSHRSTYLHTMAICTSNGIGIGSSDSVLPIVPMFHANAWGLPYGALMAGADLVLPDCHLDAKSLVDMIETLRPTIAGAVPTIWNDVMHYLEKNPGHDVSSLRLVPCGGSAVPVSLMRSFEDRHGVQIRQLWGMTETSPTASMAWPPPGTPDDQHWTFRATQGQPLCGVEVRIVDDEGAVLPNDNEAVGEVEVRGPWITSSYYQGHDESKFDHGWLRTGDVGRLDEHSFITLTDRAKDVIKSGGEWISSVDLENALVGHPDVIEAAVVAVPDERWQERPLAVVVPREDSGVNAADLRKFLSDKVVRWWLPERWTFVDEIPRTSVGKYDKKTIRSRYADDVYEVSEARD; from the coding sequence ATGTACAGCACCATGCACAGCTTCCCCTTGACGATCACCGCCATCCTGCGGCACGCCACCCGCGTCCACGGTGCGCGCAAGGTCTACACGGCGACCGGTGACGGCTATCGCGAGTCGACCTATGCCGAACTCGGCCGCCGCGCAGCGCAGTTGGCGAATGCGTTGCGCCGCATCGGTGTCGACGGCGACCAGCGGGTCGCCACCTTCATGTGGAACAACAGCGAGCACCTCACCGCTTACACGGCGGTGCCCGCGATGGGCGCGGTGCTGCACACGCTCAATATCCGGTTGTTCCCCGAGCAGATCGTCTACGTCGCCACCGAGGCCGAAGACCAGGTGGTATTGGTCGACCTGTCGCTGGCCAAGCTGCTGGCACCCATCCTCGGCGAGTTGAAGACCGTGCACACGGTGATCGCCGTGGGCGAGGGCGACCTGTCTGCCCTCGAAGAGTCCGGCAAGACGGTGCTGCGCTTCGACGACATCGTCGCAGCAGAACCGGCGGAATTCGAGTGGCCCGATGTCGACGAAAACTCGGCGGCCGCAATGTGTTACACGAGCGGAACGACCGGCAATCCGAAGGGTGTCGTCTACAGCCACCGCTCCACCTACCTGCACACGATGGCGATCTGCACCAGCAACGGCATCGGCATCGGCTCGTCCGACTCGGTGTTGCCCATCGTCCCGATGTTCCACGCCAACGCGTGGGGTCTGCCGTACGGCGCGCTGATGGCCGGCGCCGATCTCGTGCTGCCGGACTGCCACTTGGACGCCAAATCGCTGGTCGACATGATCGAGACGTTGCGTCCGACCATCGCCGGGGCCGTGCCGACGATCTGGAACGACGTCATGCATTACCTCGAGAAGAATCCCGGCCACGACGTGTCCTCCTTGCGGTTGGTGCCGTGCGGCGGGTCGGCGGTGCCGGTGTCGCTGATGCGTAGCTTCGAGGATCGGCACGGTGTCCAGATTCGCCAGTTGTGGGGCATGACGGAAACGTCCCCGACCGCCAGCATGGCCTGGCCGCCGCCGGGCACCCCCGACGACCAGCACTGGACGTTTCGCGCCACGCAGGGCCAGCCGTTGTGCGGGGTGGAGGTTCGGATCGTCGACGACGAGGGCGCGGTGCTGCCCAACGACAACGAGGCCGTCGGCGAAGTGGAAGTGCGGGGCCCGTGGATCACCAGCTCCTACTACCAGGGCCATGACGAGTCGAAATTCGACCACGGCTGGCTGCGCACGGGCGATGTCGGCCGCCTCGACGAGCACAGCTTCATCACGCTGACCGACCGAGCCAAGGACGTGATCAAGTCTGGTGGCGAATGGATTTCGTCAGTCGACCTGGAGAACGCACTGGTCGGGCACCCGGATGTGATCGAGGCCGCCGTGGTCGCGGTTCCCGACGAACGCTGGCAAGAGCGGCCGCTGGCCGTCGTCGTTCCGCGCGAAGATTCCGGCGTCAATGCCGCCGACCTTCGAAAGTTTCTCAGCGACAAGGTGGTTCGCTGGTGGCTGCCGGAACGCTGGACATTCGTCGACGAGATCCCACGCACGAGTGTCGGCAAGTACGACAAGAAGACGATACGGTCCCGCTACGCCGACGATGTCTACGAGGTCAGCGAAGCACGAGACTGA
- a CDS encoding WD40 repeat domain-containing protein produces MGKSVHGLNEARLFTITDEIATGRGAVTGIAVSPDGRVVSVTHHGDGSVSLIDTAAGLPRLTVTDVDEPLAVAMSGRRAYVSSVSDAYDEILAFDTDSETIVATYPVAFSVTDLAVSADGRFGYVGRTGADGADVAILDTATGNKKTVTIPAATVGRVRVSRDGRRLFVAANDTTTARLVVIDTGRARIVDTIEIGSPIRDIALSPDGAIAYVVSCGPDFGIALDVIETRNAAIHATYKIGEDACTVAQLTLSRDGERAYLVGDQHVTVLSTATKDVLATIVVGNAPSCAVESPDGERLYVADYAGTVTVLDVAAAGLPDGALTLDDELSAPGAWGYSELLLAEPTLAGTSR; encoded by the coding sequence GTGGGCAAATCAGTTCACGGGCTGAACGAAGCACGACTTTTCACCATCACCGACGAGATCGCGACCGGGCGAGGCGCCGTTACAGGCATCGCTGTCAGCCCAGACGGTCGCGTCGTGTCGGTGACCCACCACGGGGACGGCAGCGTCTCGCTGATCGACACCGCCGCCGGGTTGCCCCGGCTGACGGTGACCGACGTCGACGAGCCGCTTGCGGTGGCGATGTCCGGCCGGCGCGCCTACGTCAGCAGCGTGTCGGACGCATACGACGAGATCCTCGCGTTCGATACCGACTCCGAAACCATCGTCGCGACTTATCCGGTGGCCTTCAGTGTCACCGACCTAGCGGTCAGCGCGGACGGGCGATTTGGCTACGTCGGCCGGACCGGTGCGGACGGCGCAGACGTCGCGATCCTCGACACCGCGACCGGAAACAAGAAAACGGTCACGATCCCGGCGGCGACGGTCGGCCGCGTGCGGGTGAGCCGCGACGGCCGCCGGCTCTTTGTTGCGGCCAACGACACAACGACGGCGCGACTGGTCGTCATCGACACCGGCCGCGCCCGGATCGTCGACACCATCGAAATCGGTTCGCCGATCCGCGATATCGCGTTGAGCCCGGACGGTGCGATCGCCTACGTCGTGAGCTGTGGCCCCGACTTCGGCATCGCGCTGGACGTGATCGAGACCCGGAACGCGGCGATTCACGCCACCTACAAGATCGGCGAGGACGCGTGCACGGTCGCGCAACTGACGCTGAGCCGCGATGGTGAGCGCGCCTATCTGGTCGGCGATCAGCACGTAACCGTGCTGTCCACGGCCACCAAGGACGTGCTCGCCACCATCGTCGTCGGCAACGCGCCCTCCTGCGCGGTCGAGAGCCCAGACGGCGAGCGGCTCTACGTCGCCGACTACGCCGGCACGGTCACCGTCCTGGACGTCGCCGCCGCGGGGTTGCCCGACGGCGCGCTGACGTTGGACGACGAGCTGAGCGCGCCGGGCGCCTGGGGCTACTCCGAGTTGCTGCTGGCAGAGCCGACGCTGGCGGGCACTTCACGCTAG
- a CDS encoding class I SAM-dependent methyltransferase — translation MGDARDDVVSRQYERWRYPPPITDLDAWSVGNWDWFDPAHAHRIFWPDRDYRADLDILVAGCGTNQAAVLAFGNPEAQVVGVDISQASLDHQHYLKDKHALHNLGLHLLPIEELSTLGRQFDLVVSTGVLHHMADPLVGLKALTGCLRPDGVMALMLYGKHGRIGVELLESVFRDMGLGQDEASLQIVKDTIATLPEDHPVNSYLRRAGDLQDDAALVDTFLHGRARSYTVDECIEFVESAALVFQGWYHKTPYYPQDLAGQPATYYPAVNGLPETRIWSVMERLQTMNGCHFFMACHPERPADSYRIDFSDPAALDYIPVFRYRCGIEGNEIYWPGSRIGLNAAQLPFVQLVDGRRSIREIIRSALVQHGESGNATAEVESFVRQLFQTLWRVDFVAMALNREGREN, via the coding sequence ATGGGTGACGCGCGCGACGACGTGGTCAGCCGCCAGTACGAGCGGTGGAGGTATCCGCCTCCCATAACCGATCTCGACGCCTGGAGCGTCGGCAACTGGGATTGGTTCGACCCCGCTCACGCGCACCGGATCTTCTGGCCCGACCGCGACTACCGCGCAGATCTTGATATCTTGGTCGCCGGTTGCGGCACCAACCAGGCCGCGGTCTTGGCGTTCGGCAATCCCGAGGCGCAGGTGGTCGGGGTCGACATCAGCCAGGCCTCGCTCGATCACCAGCATTACCTCAAAGACAAGCACGCACTGCACAATCTCGGATTACACCTGCTTCCGATCGAGGAGCTCTCGACCCTCGGGCGTCAGTTCGACCTCGTCGTGTCGACCGGCGTCTTGCATCACATGGCCGATCCGCTGGTCGGCCTGAAGGCCCTGACCGGGTGCCTGCGGCCGGACGGGGTCATGGCTCTGATGCTGTACGGCAAGCACGGTCGAATCGGGGTCGAGCTGCTGGAGTCGGTCTTCCGCGACATGGGCCTCGGCCAGGACGAGGCCTCGCTGCAGATTGTCAAAGACACCATCGCCACGTTGCCGGAAGACCACCCCGTCAACAGCTATCTGCGGCGGGCCGGTGACCTGCAGGATGATGCGGCCCTGGTGGACACGTTCTTGCACGGTCGGGCGCGCAGCTACACGGTCGACGAATGCATCGAGTTCGTCGAATCGGCGGCGTTGGTGTTCCAGGGTTGGTATCACAAGACGCCGTACTACCCGCAGGATCTGGCCGGGCAGCCCGCCACTTACTATCCCGCCGTCAACGGTCTGCCCGAAACCAGGATCTGGTCGGTGATGGAGCGACTGCAGACGATGAACGGCTGCCATTTCTTCATGGCGTGCCACCCGGAGCGGCCCGCAGACAGCTATCGCATCGACTTTTCAGATCCTGCGGCACTCGACTACATCCCGGTATTCCGCTATCGCTGCGGCATCGAGGGAAACGAGATCTATTGGCCGGGTTCGCGTATCGGCCTGAACGCAGCACAGCTTCCCTTCGTCCAATTGGTCGATGGCCGCCGATCGATCCGCGAGATCATCCGCTCGGCCCTCGTTCAACATGGCGAATCGGGCAACGCCACAGCCGAAGTGGAGTCGTTCGTACGTCAGCTGTTCCAAACGCTGTGGCGGGTCGACTTCGTCGCGATGGCGCTCAACCGCGAGGGGCGGGAGAACTGA
- a CDS encoding ANP1/MMN9/VAN1 family protein, protein MGPVSAGPRVFIATPMYGGMASAAYAMSLAHAPGIFFRSGVGLNFSCAVNDSLVTRARNYLTHQFLNSTATHLMWIDADIGFDPTDIIKMVQADKDIVCGIYPKKEINWNAVARAASAGVPPERLPEHERSLVVNLVDNSQDRVTADGLIEIANAGTGFMLIKRNVFEVLAPDAPSYVDGSTPGIEIKEFYAVSIDRDSGNSLLSEDYHFCKLARDRGFAIYAASWVRLNHTGTYIFGHGSAQ, encoded by the coding sequence ATGGGGCCGGTCAGCGCCGGGCCTCGCGTCTTCATCGCCACTCCGATGTACGGCGGCATGGCTTCGGCCGCCTATGCGATGTCACTAGCTCACGCCCCCGGCATATTCTTCCGATCGGGCGTCGGGCTGAACTTCAGCTGCGCCGTCAACGACAGCCTCGTGACCCGTGCCCGGAATTATTTGACCCACCAGTTCCTCAATTCGACTGCTACACATCTGATGTGGATCGACGCGGACATCGGCTTCGATCCGACCGACATCATCAAGATGGTGCAGGCCGATAAAGACATCGTGTGCGGGATCTACCCGAAGAAGGAGATCAACTGGAACGCGGTGGCGCGCGCAGCGAGCGCCGGCGTACCGCCCGAACGCCTGCCTGAGCACGAACGTTCCCTGGTCGTAAACCTCGTCGACAACTCCCAAGATCGGGTGACGGCCGACGGGCTCATCGAAATCGCCAATGCCGGAACCGGATTCATGCTGATCAAGCGAAATGTGTTCGAAGTCCTCGCTCCGGACGCACCGTCCTACGTGGACGGCTCCACACCGGGCATCGAGATCAAAGAGTTCTACGCCGTCAGCATCGATCGCGACTCCGGCAACAGCCTGCTTTCCGAGGACTACCACTTCTGCAAACTGGCTCGTGACCGCGGGTTCGCGATCTACGCCGCTTCGTGGGTGCGGCTAAACCACACGGGCACGTACATCTTCGGACACGGCAGCGCACAATAG
- a CDS encoding PPE family protein, SVP subgroup, translated as MAFVNTQPAAIAAAAQQLEGLTNSFTAASTGAAASTTDIVPAASDEVSILQAGVFTTYGQMYQTVSAQAEAIQQQFNQLLGQSSSSYQETEANNQAGAAANQLANSAQSASSAAAQPADAISSLTGLISGITGFLTSGLVGQLSSNIGNLVNINIGNWASAGSDLIGLGGGGLLTALAGPATAGADIGGLGSALATDVTPVGMGGAGAAGAAPILASAGAGSSIGSLSVPPSWAGGAGLPAAGGAPVTLASQTFSAATPAAGGMNGVAGMPAVANGGRGGSSFGAPRYGVKPKVMPLVPKPTMA; from the coding sequence ATGGCCTTCGTGAATACCCAGCCTGCGGCGATCGCGGCTGCCGCGCAGCAGCTTGAGGGGCTTACCAACTCCTTCACCGCGGCAAGTACCGGCGCAGCCGCCTCCACGACGGATATCGTGCCCGCCGCTTCGGACGAAGTATCAATCCTGCAGGCAGGGGTGTTCACGACCTACGGGCAGATGTACCAGACGGTCAGCGCCCAGGCAGAGGCCATCCAGCAGCAGTTCAACCAGCTGCTAGGCCAGAGCTCGAGCTCCTACCAGGAGACAGAGGCCAACAACCAGGCGGGCGCCGCGGCGAACCAGCTGGCGAACAGCGCACAGTCTGCGTCGTCGGCTGCCGCGCAGCCCGCGGACGCCATCAGCAGCCTGACCGGACTCATCTCCGGCATCACCGGGTTCCTGACGAGCGGTCTCGTCGGCCAGCTGAGCAGCAACATCGGCAACCTCGTCAACATCAACATCGGTAACTGGGCGTCGGCCGGTTCGGACCTCATCGGCCTCGGCGGTGGTGGTCTTCTCACCGCGCTGGCCGGGCCCGCGACGGCTGGTGCCGACATCGGCGGCCTCGGGTCGGCCCTGGCTACCGATGTCACTCCGGTCGGCATGGGCGGCGCAGGGGCGGCGGGCGCCGCTCCCATTCTGGCCTCGGCCGGCGCCGGGTCGTCGATCGGCTCTCTGTCGGTGCCGCCGAGCTGGGCCGGCGGCGCCGGTCTCCCAGCGGCCGGTGGCGCTCCCGTCACGCTCGCGTCGCAGACGTTCAGCGCTGCTACGCCCGCCGCGGGTGGCATGAACGGGGTTGCCGGCATGCCGGCGGTCGCCAACGGCGGTCGCGGCGGCTCGAGCTTCGGTGCCCCGCGCTACGGCGTCAAGCCGAAGGTCATGCCGCTGGTGCCGAAGCCGACGATGGCGTAG
- a CDS encoding PPE family protein: protein MAFDFAARPPEVNSTLIYSGAGAGPLMAAAATFGSLSSELSTNAAAYESVISELSSVWTGPSSTAMAASAQQNVEWLQTTSAQLAEAASKATASAAAYEAAFSASIPPPVVYANRAQLAILVATNILGQNTPAIAANEAMYAEFWAQDATAMSTYAASAATTAQVTPLTEPTQSTNPGGSAAQSAAVGSSAATNGANSGANGLLSSLQGASSAAAQPADVTSELGNLYQAIQNFWGVPLISNGFNSADVTLSWCIMMMASALGTLNHFIAGAPFGVTIGDATPLGAGLGFGTTLAGSTSGVGGATLAGMGEAGSVGGMSVPASWAPSTPATLAANESVLSGSGWTAAVDEAATGTGGAPGIMPGMASAGGKSGLGLSGPRYGTKPKVMPKVLI from the coding sequence ATGGCTTTTGACTTTGCAGCTCGACCCCCAGAGGTCAACTCCACCCTTATCTACTCGGGCGCCGGCGCGGGACCGCTGATGGCCGCGGCGGCCACGTTCGGCTCGCTGAGCTCGGAGCTCAGCACGAACGCGGCCGCATACGAATCGGTGATCAGCGAGCTGAGTTCGGTGTGGACGGGCCCGTCGTCCACCGCGATGGCCGCGTCGGCGCAGCAGAACGTTGAATGGCTGCAAACCACGTCGGCTCAGCTTGCCGAAGCGGCTTCGAAGGCGACCGCCTCCGCGGCGGCCTACGAGGCGGCGTTCTCTGCCTCCATTCCGCCTCCGGTGGTCTACGCCAACCGGGCTCAGCTGGCGATTCTGGTCGCGACCAACATCCTCGGCCAGAACACGCCGGCGATCGCCGCCAACGAGGCGATGTACGCCGAGTTCTGGGCGCAGGACGCCACGGCGATGAGCACCTACGCAGCCAGCGCGGCCACCACCGCTCAGGTGACGCCGTTGACCGAGCCGACCCAGTCCACCAACCCGGGCGGGTCGGCAGCGCAGTCCGCTGCCGTCGGCAGCTCTGCGGCGACCAACGGGGCGAACAGCGGCGCGAACGGGCTGCTCAGCAGCCTGCAGGGCGCGTCGAGCGCGGCGGCTCAGCCGGCCGACGTGACCAGCGAGCTGGGCAACCTGTACCAGGCGATCCAGAACTTCTGGGGAGTTCCGCTGATCTCCAACGGATTCAACTCCGCTGACGTGACGCTCTCCTGGTGCATCATGATGATGGCGTCCGCGCTGGGAACCTTGAACCACTTCATCGCGGGTGCTCCCTTCGGTGTCACGATCGGCGATGCAACGCCGCTGGGCGCCGGCCTGGGCTTCGGCACGACGCTGGCGGGTTCGACGTCCGGAGTCGGCGGCGCAACGCTGGCCGGGATGGGCGAGGCGGGTTCCGTCGGTGGGATGTCGGTGCCGGCGAGCTGGGCACCCAGCACTCCCGCAACCCTCGCCGCCAACGAGAGCGTGCTGTCCGGCAGCGGCTGGACTGCCGCCGTCGACGAGGCCGCCACCGGCACCGGCGGAGCGCCGGGCATCATGCCCGGAATGGCCTCGGCCGGCGGGAAGTCGGGTCTGGGCCTGAGCGGGCCTCGCTACGGCACCAAGCCCAAGGTCATGCCGAAGGTGCTCATCTAG
- a CDS encoding WXG100 family type VII secretion target: MPTRFMTDPHEMRAMAGRFDVHAQTVEDEARKMWASSQNIAGAGWSGNAQATSYDTMGQMNTAFRNIVNMLHGVRDGLIRDANNYETQEQASQQILSS, encoded by the coding sequence ATGCCTACTCGTTTTATGACTGACCCGCACGAAATGCGGGCGATGGCGGGACGTTTCGACGTCCACGCGCAGACCGTGGAGGACGAGGCCCGCAAGATGTGGGCGTCGAGCCAGAACATCGCCGGCGCCGGCTGGAGCGGTAATGCTCAGGCCACCAGCTACGACACCATGGGCCAGATGAACACCGCGTTCCGCAACATCGTGAACATGCTGCACGGTGTGCGCGACGGCCTGATCCGCGACGCGAACAACTACGAGACCCAAGAGCAGGCCTCGCAGCAGATCCTGTCCAGCTAA
- a CDS encoding WXG100 family type VII secretion target, translated as MSISYQFGDVDAHGALIRAQAASLEAEHQSIVRDVLAAGDFWGGSGSVACQEFITQLGRNFQVIYEQANSHGQKVQTAGNNMSSTDSAVGSSWA; from the coding sequence ATGTCGATCAGCTACCAGTTCGGTGACGTGGATGCCCACGGCGCCCTGATCCGCGCCCAGGCCGCTTCCCTGGAGGCCGAGCACCAGAGCATCGTTCGCGATGTGCTGGCCGCCGGTGACTTCTGGGGTGGCTCGGGTTCGGTGGCCTGCCAGGAGTTCATCACCCAGTTGGGCCGCAACTTCCAGGTCATCTACGAACAAGCCAACTCCCACGGCCAGAAGGTCCAGACGGCAGGCAACAACATGTCGTCGACCGACTCCGCCGTCGGATCCAGCTGGGCCTGA